The genomic stretch AAGTTACAAAAAGTTCATTGTCaacatatttaatgtgtttttcctacaaTATTCACTCATGtcaactaaagcatgattaatatttttatagtaACATACTTATAGTTATGTTTAGGGactcaaagcactttgttaagataagggaaagatgatggtcttggttaaataataaaaacatcaacacagactTGAAGAACAGgacatgtttactttttcagtactgaaacaaaaccacaatctttccccaaGTTTTTCTTTGTTGGCCACAGAAATGTCCCAGTTAACATCATTTTACATAGTATCATTTcattctttaaacatttttagaaagagAGATAATGCAGACGTCACCATGACAGAAAACTGTACATCTAAAGGCTGCAGCCATTTAATTTGATGACTGATTTctgatatttaatatatttgttaagAAGAATTTATTGGATTTATTTGGGTTTAAATATTATTCTGTCATAGTGTGTTGTAATTTGGGGTTGTCTCTCATCAGATTAACTTTGCATACTGTACCTGTGTTTATATGACAAACAGGATTCATGTTGATTATTCAAGTCACCTTGATTTCTTTCATAAATTGCAGCTGAAGCTCTTGAGTGTTGGGTTGGTCATGGGACTGACATAAAGCAACAGACCTTAACTCCATGTAACTCTACTGACCTGTTTGCAACTGTTGCCTTACGAGGTATCTgtgaaaagtataaaaataaatcagattttccttaatttcattcactttttcagttttaaatgagATTTCTGCGTTACAGTGTTTGGTCTGTGTTTCACTTTACAGTAAATGAGAACGTCACTAAGGACACCACCAGGTTGTGTGTGCCATCCTCCCTTTTCAGTGAAGGAAaccacacattttcattcaatgTTGGTTTTAATGCTATATCTGCAACTGTTCATGTGTGCAACACAGATGGCTGCTACAATCAAGACATTTCTTgtaagtaaagaaaaaagtttccccttttaaacacacaaaatcacattcACATGTAGTATCAGTCTAATGTTGGTCACAGTGAAGAACAATAAGTCATTTTGTGTCTTGTACAGTATCTAACATTTCTCCTGTTCTATTTCAGACCCTGGTGTTCAGGAGAAAAACAACCTGCAGTGTTTCACCTGTGATGATCAATCTTCTTCTGTGTGTAACAAGACATTACAGTGTGTGGGAGAGCAGGACCGCTGCTTTAGTCGGACTGGTGAGTCCTCATGATCATTTTTTGTCTCAAAACATATTATTGCTGCATTCAAAGTGGCCATTTCCTGCTGATAAAATTTGAAAGACTTATAAAAACTGTGGTctaacaatgatttttttcatccacAGTGGTATATAGTGAAGACAGGGGCGCAGTATTTCATTCCTTTGGATGTATCTCTGCAAACCTCTGTAAAGTTGCTTCTCACTTGGAACTCCTGCCTGTTCTTGTTAAATTCAGTGTTGCACCAAAATGCTGTGAAAgcagcttctgtaactcagcCTGGTCTGTCAAACTGAATGTGACCCCTTTGCTGTTTGGACTCATTACTCTTATCATCtattagaacaaagagaaactaACAAAATAGTAAAAGTAGTTGTGTAACGTGTGTGAATAAGCCAAATACATCTATCATCTTCTCATTCATTTACACAGTGAGATtcctttaacattttgaatgtttcAGCTTGCTAagtaattattttaatcataaCAGCAGCATCCCATCCCACATAATGACTGGGCAACCAACGAATTTTGAACTTTAAAGTATTTTGACTGGAATTTTGCTGTATTTGGATTCATATGGactacatttttgcacaaatgaCCTCAAACACAATCTctgttgtacatttttatttcatttttacttttcttgaAACACTTGTGAAAACTAAGGATGCAATACcggtaaaagaaaaataaagaactgTGGATGAAATTGTGATTTTAAGCAACAAGTGATCTTCAACTTAGCTTGTGCCTTTATGCAAcaataggtgtgtgtgtgtgtatgtgttaattTCCTTTAAGTAAGTCGTGTTGTGTAACTTGTTTTCTAAGAGGAGAGGTGGAAATGAACTTATCTATACTGTGCATGTGGGAAGCCAAATAAAGAGTTACCTTGCactgtcttgtgtgtgtgtctatagcCACTGTAAGAGTATAAAGGGAGAGCACTCCTTGACTTTGGGGATTCTCATCATGTTGTGATGAGTCCACTCTTGCAAGGTAAAGGTATTTCCAAGACAAAGTGCAACCTTTCAATGATCTTCATCATATATTGATGGAAAACCttctcagtcattttttaaactgttcaaAAAAAGGTTATGACACACAATATTTGGCTCATAATCTGaagattgtttgtgtgtttacattgcCAGaccactgtcaatcaaatgtaCAAGA from Thunnus albacares chromosome 9, fThuAlb1.1, whole genome shotgun sequence encodes the following:
- the LOC122988682 gene encoding urokinase plasminogen activator surface receptor-like isoform X1; the protein is MMKLILSLTLIWTLSSTAEAVDCWTGHTKQQELLPCNSTELCATFAFQGYGNGTVTQDTIRFCLSSSIFSEGNHTFSFNDGFGGGAASVHMCNTDGCNSEIIPHPGVQEKNNLQCFTCDDQSSSVCNKTLQCVGEQDRCFSRTVVYSEDRGAVFHSFGCISANLCKVASHLELLPVLVKFSVAPKCCESSFCNSAWSVKLNVTPLLFGLITLIIY